The DNA sequence AGGGGAATTAATTTGTACAAGGATATTTCAGATATTTGAACAAGACACACGCTTTTAATTTCAAACTCTTAATGATATGCTCTGTCCAAGGTAAGCTACAAGAGGGGTGTTTCCTTAATATACATTTTCAAGTTTTGAATAGGCATGCTCTTGGGAAAATTAACTATTTAAATTCATGAGGTCATATTGCTGAAATTCTAACATGAGACACcttgtttaaaatatatttaatttataatatGTATAAATGTTACTGGATTTTACCCTCTGAAAGAGACTTACCGAAGACTTTATCAGTGAGGCTCGATTTATAAATGCTGCAGATGATGGAATCAACAAGTCACTTGTAAATGTCTCTCCAAGAGATCTGAAAGTCAATCGCCTTATTCTGACTGCCgtagcagttgtggttgttgaagGATTCACTGTAGTTGTAGTTGTAGCGGCCGCTGTGCTTGATGATGCACTAGTTGTTGTTGATTCACCATCCAAAGTTATGGAATTGGTGTCAATGTTGAAGGCTGTGATGTTTGAAGCAGCACTGATCAAAGTATTTCTAATCTGAGTGTTGTTAGGAACAGATGCTGATGCAAATTGAACATCAATGTTGTTGATGACTGATCCATTACTGCAAGGTAATGACAACAAAGTattcattttttacaaaaatattatGACTCATACTTCAAGactgtaaaaacataaaatcaccACAATTATCACCTGAACGAAATCACTGTCAAGGAGATGAATGATGGAAATGCATCTCGGTAAATAGGTTCAAGCTGcgaaaacacaagaaataaaaacGTTTTCAGTTAATTTTAAGAAGCAAAAGTCAATCGTAAAAAACCCAGATGGTAGTTTCAACTCATGGTGAGTGAGCAGAAGTATTAGAAGATTGGTTACTTGTGGGTTTCGGAAAATTTTGTTTTTGGGAAAACCCCTTTAGGGAGTTTGCAAAAAAAGGGAGTTTTTATTGTTGACAGTTTAGTTTAGCTGACTGAGGTACTTTTGTAACAAgaaaatgtctgataaaaagttgtcaaaaaaaaaagaatatgaggAAATAATGATTACTAGGTCTTCATGTGCTTACATGTGGAGACTTCTTTAACAAAATGTGCATATGAATTGATTAGGGGAATTAATTTGTACAAGGATATTTCGGATATTTGAACAAGACACACGCTTTTAATTTCAAACTCTTAATGATATGCTCTGTCCAAGGTAAGCTACAAGAGGGGTGTTTCCTTAATATACATTTTCAAGTTTTGAATAGGCATGCTCTTGGGAAAATTAACTATTTAAATTCATGAGGTCATATTGCTGAAATTCTAACATGAGACACcttgtttaaaatatatttaatttataatatGTATAAATGTTACTGGATTTTACCCTCTGAAAGAGACTTACCGAAGACTTTATCAGTGAGGCTCGATTTATAAATGCTGCAGATGATTGATTCAACAAGTTACTTGTAAATGTCTCTCCAGGAGATCTGAAAGTCAATCGCCTTAGTATGACTACCGCCACAGTAGTTGTATTGGCAGATGTAGTATTTGAAGTGGGGGTGACAGAAGTTGTGATTGTTGTAGTGTTTTGATCTGTTAATagccaaaaaataaagaaaaaataagggAAAAAATAAGATCCATCTTAAACATAATACacataatatactgtatgtttatatACTTTACTTAAGAGATATTGCAGCCTCTGAAGTGAAATGCGGAGCAACTGTTTACTCACCAACTATCATGATGGAGGTGGAATCAACATTGAGGCTGAAGTTATTGCTCGAGTTTGACACAGCTTCTACCAAGGTACTTGCAACAGTGTCAGATGTTGGGATTTGATCTGCAGATGAGTTTCTGGCGAACTCAACACCTATCTCTGCTTCAGTATTACTCATTCGCGTTCTTACCACTGCTGGTCtgcaataaaaatgcaaatattaaATTTGATTACAGAATTGATAACATATGTCTACCTGTCATATGAAATTGGAAATAACAATGTTAACCACGGTAACAAAATTGTAATTATTGTAAGGTTGACctctgaaaatgtgaaatattaccTAAAAAATAGGACAAAACTACGAATGTAAAGTACGCCAAATCCTCTCCTGAAGATAAAATCAAACTGTGGAAAATAGCAtatagaaaaaatgaaaaacagggtcatcttttatttgaataaacaaCTTCAAATTAACTGTATGCACCTAAAAAAGACCAGTTTACTTACCACTTGAAGAACTTCAGCCTCAAGATTCTTAAATTGTGGACTTTCTCTATCATTGAGTTCAGCTACAAATGGTACTACCAAGGTTGCTGAAAGAATCTTAACTGGTGAAGGAGGTGCAGTAGTAGTGACAGTAGTAGACATAGTTGTAGTGACTGCTGATGTTGCAAGTATTACAGTTGAAGCTCCAGTTGTTAATGTTTCTCTAAGTATTGTTGATCGTTCTGTTGTTGTCACTGGAACACTGCTTGTTGTTGACACAGCAGTTGTTGTTGATCCACCAGATGTTGTGGCTGCTGTGCTGGATAAAGCACCTGTTGATGTTCCAGTTGCAGTTGAACCTCCAGTTGTTGATACACCGGTTGTCGATAAACCTCCTGTTGTCATTGATCCATCAGTTGTTGTTGATCCACCAGATGTTGATGAttcagctgttgttgctgctgtgctTGATGATGCACCTGCTGTTGTTGATGTTCCAGTTGTTGATCCACCAGATGTTGATGTTTCAACTGTTGTTGAGCCTTCAACTGCTGTTGTTGATATACTAGTTGTAGTTGAACCTCCAGATGTTGATACACCGATTGTCGATGGACCTCCAGTTGTTGATGCTActtctgttgttgtctctggaacactgcttgttgttgacacagcagttgttgttgatccaccagatgttgatgtttcagGTGTTGTTGAGCCTTCAACTGCTGTTGTTGATATACCAGTTGTAGTTGAACCTCCAGATGTTGATACACCGATTGTCGATGGACCTCCAGTTGTTGATGATCcttctgttgttgtctctggAACACTGCTTGTTGTTGACACAGCAGTTGTCATTGATCCACcagatgttgatgtttcagGTGTTGTTGAGCCTTCAACTGCTGTTGTTGATATACCAGTTGTAGTTGAACCTCcagatgttgatgtttcagCTGTTGTTGATTGTCCAGTTGTAGTTGAACCTCCAGATGTTGATACATCGATTGTCGATGGACCTCCAGTTGTCATTGATCCACcagatgttgatgtttcagCTGTTGTTGATTGTCCAGTTGTAGTTGAACCTCCAGATGTTGATACATCGATTGTCGATGGACCTCCAGTTGTTGATGATCcttctgttgttgtctctggAACACTGCTTGTTGTTGACACAGCAGTTATTGTTGATCCACCAGATGTTGATGTTTCAACTGTTGTTGAGCCTTcaactgttgttgttgattgtcCAGTTGTAGTTGAACCTTCAGTTGTTGACACAGCAGTTGTTGTTGATCCACCAGATGTTGTGGCTGCTGTGCTGGATAAAGCACCTGTTGATGTTCCAGTTGCAGTTGAACCTCCAGTTGTTGATACATCGGTTGTCGATAAACCTCCTGTTGTCATTGATCCATCAGTTGTTGTTGATCCACcagatgttgatgtttcagCTGTTGTTGATTGTCCAGTTGTAGTTGAACCTCCAGATGTTGATACATCGATTGTCGATGGACCTCCAGTTGTTGATGATCcttctgttgttgtctctggAACACTGCTTGTTGTTGACACAGCAGTTATTGTTGATCCACcagatgttgatgtttcagCTGTTGTTGAGCCTTCAACTGCTGTTGTTGATTGTCCAGTTGTAGTTGAACCTCCAGATGTTGATACACCGATTGTCGATGGACCTCCAGTTGTTGATGATCcttctgttgttgtctctggAACACTGCTTGTTGTTGACACAGCAGTTATTGTTGATCCACcagatgttgatgtttcagCTGTTGTTGATTGTCCAGTTGTAGTTGAACCTCCAGTTGTTGATGATCcttctgttgttgtctctggaacactgcttgttgttgacacagcagttgttgttgatccaccagatgttgatgtttcagGTGTTGTTGAGCCTTCAACTGCTGTTGTTGATATACCAGTTGTAGTTGAACCTCCAGATGTTGATACACCGATTGTCGATGGACCTCCAGTTGTTGATGATCcttctgttgttgtctctggAACACTGCTTGTTGTTGACACAGCAGTTATTGTTGATCCACcagatgttgatgtttcagCTGTTGTTGAGCCTTCAACTGCTGTTGTTGATTGTCCAGTTGTAGTTGAACCTCCAGATGTTGATACATCGATTGTCGATGGACCTCCAGTTGTTGATGATCcttctgttgttgtctctggAACACTGCTTGTTGTTGACACAGCAGTTATTGTTGATCCACcagatgttgatgtttcagGTGTTGTTGATTGTCCAGTTGTAGTTGAACCTCCAGTTGTTGATGATCcttctgttgttgtctctggaacactgcttgttgttgacacagcagttgttgttgatccaccagatgttgatgtttcagGTGTTGTTGAGCCTTCAACTGCTGTTGTTGATATACCAGTTGTAGTTGAACCTCCAGATGTTGATACATCGATTGTCGATGGACCTCCAGTTGTTGATGATCcttctgttgttgtctctggAACACTGCTTGTTGTTGACACAGCAGTTGTTGTTGATCCACCAGATGTTGATGTTTCAACTGTTGTTGAGCCTTcaactgttgttgttgattgtcCAGTTGTAGTTGAACCTTCAGTTGTTGACACAGCAGTTGTTGTTGATCCACCAGATGTTGTGGCTGCTGTGCTGGATAAAGCACCTGTTGATGTTCCAGTTGCAGTTGAACCTCCAGTTGTTGATACATCGGTTGTCGATAAACCTCCTGTTGTCATTGATCCACCAGATGTTGATGTTTCAACTGTTGTTGAGCCTTCAACTGCTGTTGTTGATATACCAGTTGTAGTTGAACCTCCAGATGTTGATACACCGATTGTCGATGGACCTCCAGTTGTTGATGATCcttctgttgttgtctctggAACACTGCTTGTTGTTGACACAGCAGTTGTCATTGATCCACcagatgttgatgtttcagCTGTTGTTGATTGTCCAGTTGTAGTTGAACCTCCAGATGTTGATACACCGATTGTCGATGGACCTCCAGTTGTTGATGCTActtctgttgttgtctctggAACACTGCTTGTTGTTGACACAGCAGTTATTGTTGATCCACcagatgttgatgtttcagCTGTTGTTGAGCCTTCAACTGCTGTTGTTGATTGTCCAGTTGTAGTTGAACCTCCAGATGTTGATACACCGATTGTCGATGGACCTCCAGTTGTTGATGATCcttctgttgttgtctctggAACACTGCTTGTTGTTGACACAGCAGTTGTCATTGATCCACCAGATGTTGTTGATCCACcagatgttgatgtttcagCTGTTGTTGATTGTCCAGTTGTAGTTGAACCTCCAGATGTTGATACATCGATTGTCGATGGACCTCCAGTTGTTGATGATCcttctgttgttgtctctggAACACTGCTTGTTGTTGACACAGCAGTTATTGTTGATCCACcagatgttgatgtttcagCTGTTGTTGAGCCTTCAACTGCTGTTGTTGATATACCAGTTGTAGTTGAACCTCCAGATGTTGATACACCGATTGTCGATGGACCTCCAGTTGTTGATGATCcttctgttgttgtctctggAACACTGCTTGTTGTTGACACAGCAGTTATTGTTGATCCACcagatgttgatgtttcagCTGTTGTTGAGCCTTCAACTGCTGTTGTTGATTGTCCAGTTGTAGTTGAACCTCCAGATGTTGATACATCGATTGTCGATGGACCTCCAGTTGTTGATGATCcttctgttgttgtctctggAACACTGCTTGTTGTTGACACAGCAGTTATTGTTGATCCACcagatgttgatgtttcagGTGTTGTTGATTGTCCAGTTGTAGTTGAACCTCCAGTTGTTGATGATCcttctgttgttgtctctggaacactgcttgttgttgacacagcagttgttgttgatccaccagatgttgatgtttcagCTGTTGTTGAGCCTTCAACTGCTGTTGTTGATATACCAGTTGTAGTTGAACCTCCAGATGTTGATACACCGATTGTCGATGGACCTCCAGTTGTTGATGATCcttctgttgttgtctctggAACACTGCTTGTTGTTGACACAGCAGTTATTGTTGATCCACcagatgttgatgtttcagCTGTTGTTGAGCCTTcaactgttgttgttgattgtcCAGTTGTAGTTGAACCTTCAGTTGTTGACACAGCAGTTGTTGTTGATCCACCAGATGTTGTGGCTGCTGTGCTGGATAAAGCACCTGTTGATGTTCCAGTTGCAGTTGAACCTCCAGTTGTTGATACATCGGTTGTCGATAAACCTCCTGTTGTCATTGATCCATCAGTTGTTGTTGATCCACCAGATGTTGATGATGCACCAGTTGTTGTTGAGCCTCCAGTTGTTGATCCACCAGATGTTGTGGCTGCTGTGCTGGATAAAGCACCTGCTGTTGTTGATGTTCCAGTTGTAGATACATCGGTTGTCGATAAACCTCCTGTTGTCATTGATCCATCAGTTGTTGATGATCCACcagatgttgatgtttcagCTGTTGTTGATTGTCCAATTGTAGTTGAACCTCCAGTTGTTGATGATCcttctgttgttgtctctggAACACTGCTTGTTGTTGACACAGCAGTTATTGTTGATCCACCAGATGTTGATATTTCAGCTGTTGTAGCGGCCGCTGTGCTTGATGATGCACCAGCTGTTGTTGAGCCTCCAAATATCAGAATCAAAACTAATAGGATTGGTCCAACACccattgtgtctttttttgatCCTGCAGAATGTAACCAAAGATACAGTAAATAGAAAGATTTGAATATGTtaaatttatctttttttaaaagatgatttGACATTCTAAAGATAGATTTATAGTTTCACAATATTTCATGATCTTAacattaaaggggctatatgtaactttcaaaaatactgcgtttgtagcgataccgcatggccATTAgacgaactgcaccagtaacccgTTGCTCGCTCTCCttcgcgtgctcgtcatacgtgctcgtacgtacacaaacgagcaacGTCATCgaccgcgaaacactggatatttaccggcataatgtttacagaggaggtaagtggtcatacacgtggaagtctgtgaaggagtctgtgtgtctgtattaattctccatcctacaaacgacagtctcggcaggcactggctgagagcaggagtgtgtgatgagtttgtccgcctttgagagctcctagggcAGATAGAAATGTGTAgaaggcggcctctggctgtggaggtgaagaccgggagtgtgtgatgagtttgtctgcCTTTAAGAGCTCCTAGGGCGGATAcaagtgtgtggaaggcggcctctggctgtagcgggagtatgtgatgagtttgtactgttgatctctgtaagcggagcggagtgaggaggacgttgagaacgtgcatataATGTCACTCCCTGGAGCTTTCGCAGAAAATACGACAAGGGGAAAAAtgttatacaggcaacacagatagacagtgaaacgcggcttctcctacgtcctcctgttagctgtagcattagccgcatctaacgctcggttctagcccccctcgataaaaaaattgtcagtgtggcgtcattgtcagtgtgagatcactgatctaagcccattggctcgttgtggcaagccctgcagctcatgttgaaatttccaagaagcgtgctgagcaactgaccaataacgacagagcagatcggcagaccaatcagagcagacttggcccacgtggggtctaacagtctgggctcagcagagcgtagctgacagactcagagcgtaaagggagcaaggaggagcagtacatgaaaacagacacttttttcggactttagctattgtgaacgtacaaaagtaggtacatagattaaatatacgaaccccaaaaagggcataatatgggctctttaatgggcgaaaaaaaacaattgtacatgtaaaaagttacatatagcccctttaaattAGAATATGTGTTTTAAAAGCATCTAATCTCTGACATCTCTAAATAGATTACTGCAATTCACCTTCAACTCAACCTCTCAAAGACTTTTGTATCATCCCAGCTAGTcgctctatgcaaccacagatcaatatccaggtACATGCTCTTGCGATATCACGCATTGACTATTACAACTCCTTACTAGCAGGTCTATCTACTTGCACTATCAAACCCTGCAGAACATACAAAACTCAGCAGCACGAATGGTCTTCAACCTAcccaaaagagcacatgtcactttgttgttcattccctccactggctcccagttactgctctcatcaaatttaaaaccctGCTGCTTGCTTGCTtgcaaaacagcgacaaaaacggcccCTCTTTACCTAAACTCTCCCATCAAGCTCTACACTCCCTACCGCCCACTACGCATCTGATCCATTCTTCACAACACAGCCCTTATAATGGCACACTCACGAGCACAAGCACTGGGACACAACGTTGTCAGTTTTCATTATAGAGAAATCCTGAAgtgttatggctgtatctgactaaaattactcaaaataagccacaaagtcagtaaagtagctgtcatgttctctgtgttgttctcaggTGTGCGGACGCGAACTCGACCACAGGACCCTTTAATTTTTGAATTTGTTAATTTTCGAGTTTGCCTGTCTTGAatactaagcacgcttcatcaGTACATAAagccattcatgtgttgtaGTACAACGTTGTGTAAAAGAGGTAACCGTGGTCAGCCtccttttttaaactccttTGAATTCAACCAAATTAATCTTACAAACCACAACAGAAGTTTCCTGACTGGATTGATGCATCCTGACCTGATGCCTATGGTGATAGTTGCCCAACAAATTTGAACCCTTCCGAACAATGATGTAGATATATGCACAGTTTTTTGTGGGTCCCGAGCTGAAATGTTTGGAAACCTCTGCCCTACATCATCATACAGTTCTTGcatgtaaaacatttataacTTCTGCATGCAGAGATACATTCCACACCATTCTACAGTATCTCCATTACAGTTACAGCATGTGAACCAGAGTGGCTTCTCATGCCTCCTCAATAGCATATTGGTGatatcactcaggctttgtcctttaatatttatagtCTATAGTAAtaacaacaagaagaaacatATAACCACAGGGATCCACAGCGAAATGTACTGGTACACTCATACTGATAGATCACCACTAAGCTCTAACTTGTTAATATTGAGCAGTATCGTTTTCCAACTACAATTTGAGATATTGAAATCAACATGTAAAGCTACTTTTCAATGTCCAAGTATAAGTGGGTGTGGGTGTTTTTCCACCAAGGAgtggattttgtgaaaaataaatgcttgcAATGGATTCAGAATCCTGAGAAACTCCTAGTTTGACCCCTTAAAAGCTACCTAAGGCAGAGGTTAACATcttcatttaaatctttttatatatgttttaagACACCAGATTGGCCAAATATCAAATTCACTCACTATAACAAAGCaacttttcataaaaaaaatttactttaaaaatataatacaatatacAAAATTATTCAAAATGACATTGAAGTTAAGAatactaaattaaaaaatattactTCATAATAGAATAGTATCATCCAAATGTACTTACCCAGAAAGATTGTGATAAAAAATGCTAAGAAAATAGTCTATTCCTTTGGCATTATTTTCAAACCTTTCAGTCTTCTTAATCTACCTTGGTGTAAAGTATATCTCTGCTGACGCTACCTGTCTATGCAGGCCTTATATATGTTgctcaaaagtaaaaaaaaaaaaaaaaaatgtatttggacatgggtgaacaaaaaaaagaaattctgtGTAAAAGGCTTTTGATGAGTCACTAGACAATACAATGCAATGTTCTTCATGCATTCCTCTAAAGTGGACTAACCAGATGGCCTTATCATATCTTTTACATGAAAACCTGAgatactaaaaaaataaaaatatttccgTTTATTTCTGTGATGAACATGACTCTATTTAAGAGATAGCAAATGTCACttaaaacaattatatgtttttttttaacatgatttcAGTAGATGATAGAGCTGCTGTGTAACTCTTTTTAAGCCATATTTGCAGATTAGAAGTACGAGAAGCAAATCTAGAAAGGGAGATACCGTAATCAGGAAGCTGGTTTAGCAAGAGTGAGGCTTTGTCCTTGCAGTCTGTTTGCATTGATCCCTGCATACCCACATTTTGGGATCTTAACTTCATAATTTATGGTAGTGGTCGACTGCATTAGCCCTGTCCTCTGATACAGCAAGCTTTTTATCAGGCTCAGAGAATTTGAGTGAGCGGATACTGAACTTACTGAATGGTAGACCCCTAGCTTTGTGGAGAGACAGACCCATACCCAGTCTTCACAGACCTAGCATGGTGATGGCCTACAGAGCAGATGTCAAAACCAAATTATCTTAGTGCCAGGACAACAAAATCCTTTTCAGGGTGCTGGTTTCACTCAACTGTTCGAGCAGgcgccacatgtacagagaTTATAGTTCTCAATAGATTGATCACAAGTTTGACTCCCAGCCTCGACCCTCGACCGTTCACCTCCTCACATTTATTGTCTCACTTTATTAATATGGATGTGAACTTGCGTTTATACCAACGGAACGAGTTACTACGTTTGCTCCTTGAGCCCTGACGGGCACTTGGGACTAAGAATTTTATCAGGATTTAACTGCCTGTGGTTTTCACTCTTTTACTTGTGACGTCAAAGAGGTTATCAAAGTTAAATTTTTAGAAACTATAAACTCTCACACTAACAGAGCAGTGATTAACTTTTCATGTTAATGGAAATTATTTTGACAGGGTTTTATTCAAAATTTCTAGATTTTTTTCGTTGAAGCAGGAGGTTGATTAGTTGTTACTTACCGGTAAAGGTTATAGCTGTATGTTTATGTTGAATCCAAACtaacttttaaatcaaaattccaaaataaataatgactttaACACATTTCATACTTTGATGTACCGTCAGGAATGcctttacatttttcctttttcaaagtCCATTGAGAGTCATGTGAGGAACATGTTATGAAAGATTACAAAGGTAACAACGTCACAACCGGAGTAGAACATCCAAATTTAGCACTAACCCAACCTGATAACCCTGATATTAACAGATAGTGACGTTGTTATCAGTTGAGTGGTATTTGCTTGAATATGCACGAACTTGCTGTTACTCTAACAAAACTTCTGAAAGAATTTCACAAAGCTAACATCTAATCGGCCCCAGGACAATAAAATCTAAACGACATCTTGGTCAGTGTCATTGTATATTTAATTATAAGGCAGTAAATTTACACTTTAACACAATCTGTACAGTCATAtgggacaaaaaaaattaaaggcaTTATGTATTTGTTATATTAGACTGTTTCCTTTTAAAATTGATCCACTGCACCACAAATTTAGTGGCAGAGATCTGCTGTACAAATCTAAAGCCAAGCTTCCACACTCATGCTAATACTTGACCTGTCTACTAGttcaaaacaaagtgacaaAACATGATACTGCACAGATTTAAATGGATAGTTTATTGAAGGTGGTAATGGTTTCAGAATattaaaataagaataatttTGATTTACAGCCACTATAAATAGGAGTTCATTCTACAGATAAGATCTGTAAAGATCTACAAAACTACAGAAAGACCCAGGAAAAGGCATTGCTCTGCCAAGTAAAGGACATATTTATTAGTTTAGGTACAGGgaaaacagagagaataaaaTGCATGgcttaactttatttaaatgttttattttgtctgataAGAAATCTGATTGTTCCCCAACATATCATACCTCAATGTCTGAATAATAGTAGGAAATTCCTGCAttgcagaaaattaaaaagacacgacatagcaacaaaaaaaagtaaaataattacACCTGTA is a window from the Labrus mixtus chromosome 23, fLabMix1.1, whole genome shotgun sequence genome containing:
- the LOC132958255 gene encoding mucin-22-like isoform X1, whose protein sequence is MGVGPILLVLILIFGGSTTAGASSSTAAATTAEISTSGGSTITAVSTTSSVPETTTEGSSTTGGSTTIGQSTTAETSTSGGSSTTDGSMTTGGLSTTDVSTTGTSTTAGALSSTAATTSGGSTTGGSTTTGASSTSGGSTTTDGSMTTGGLSTTDVSTTGGSTATGTSTGALSSTAATTSGGSTTTAVSTTEGSTTTGQSTTTVEGSTTAETSTSGGSTITAVSTTSSVPETTTEGSSTTGGPSTIGVSTSGGSTTTGISTTAVEGSTTAETSTSGGSTTTAVSTTSSVPETTTEGSSTTGGSTTTGQSTTPETSTSGGSTITAVSTTSSVPETTTEGSSTTGGPSTIDVSTSGGSTTTGQSTTAVEGSTTAETSTSGGSTITAVSTTSSVPETTTEGSSTTGGPSTIGVSTSGGSTTTGISTTAVEGSTTAETSTSGGSTITAVSTTSSVPETTTEGSSTTGGPSTIDVSTSGGSTTTGQSTTAETSTSGGSTTSGGSMTTAVSTTSSVPETTTEGSSTTGGPSTIGVSTSGGSTTTGQSTTAVEGSTTAETSTSGGSTITAVSTTSSVPETTTEVASTTGGPSTIGVSTSGGSTTTGQSTTAETSTSGGSMTTAVSTTSSVPETTTEGSSTTGGPSTIGVSTSGGSTTTGISTTAVEGSTTVETSTSGGSMTTGGLSTTDVSTTGGSTATGTSTGALSSTAATTSGGSTTTAVSTTEGSTTTGQSTTTVEGSTTVETSTSGGSTTTAVSTTSSVPETTTEGSSTTGGPSTIDVSTSGGSTTTGISTTAVEGSTTPETSTSGGSTTTAVSTTSSVPETTTEGSSTTGGSTTTGQSTTPETSTSGGSTITAVSTTSSVPETTTEGSSTTGGPSTIDVSTSGGSTTTGQSTTAVEGSTTAETSTSGGSTITAVSTTSSVPETTTEGSSTTGGPSTIGVSTSGGSTTTGISTTAVEGSTTPETSTSGGSTTTAVSTTSSVPETTTEGSSTTGGSTTTGQSTTAETSTSGGSTITAVSTTSSVPETTTEGSSTTGGPSTIGVSTSGGSTTTGQSTTAVEGSTTAETSTSGGSTITAVSTTSSVPETTTEGSSTTGGPSTIDVSTSGGSTTTGQSTTAETSTSGGSTTTDGSMTTGGLSTTDVSTTGGSTATGTSTGALSSTAATTSGGSTTTAVSTTEGSTTTGQSTTTVEGSTTVETSTSGGSTITAVSTTSSVPETTTEGSSTTGGPSTIDVSTSGGSTTTGQSTTAETSTSGGSMTTGGPSTIDVSTSGGSTTTGQSTTAETSTSGGSTTTGISTTAVEGSTTPETSTSGGSMTTAVSTTSSVPETTTEGSSTTGGPSTIGVSTSGGSTTTGISTTAVEGSTTPETSTSGGSTTTAVSTTSSVPETTTEVASTTGGPSTIGVSTSGGSTTTSISTTAVEGSTTVETSTSGGSTTGTSTTAGASSSTAATTAESSTSGGSTTTDGSMTTGGLSTTGVSTTGGSTATGTSTGALSSTAATTSGGSTTTAVSTTSSVPVTTTERSTILRETLTTGASTVILATSAVTTTMSTTVTTTAPPSPVKILSATLVVPFVAELNDRESPQFKNLEAEVLQVFDFIFRRGFGVLYIRSFVLFFRPAVVRTRMSNTEAEIGVEFARNSSADQIPTSDTVASTLVEAVSNSSNNFSLNVDSTSIMIVDQNTTTITTSVTPTSNTTSANTTTVAVVILRRLTFRSPGETFTSNLLNQSSAAFINRASLIKSSLEPIYRDAFPSFISLTVISFSNGSVINNIDVQFASASVPNNTQIRNTLISAASNITAFNIDTNSITLDGESTTTSASSSTAAATTTTTVNPSTTTTATAVRIRRLTFRSLGETFTSDLLIPSSAAFINRASLIKSSLEPIYRDAFPSFISLTVISFSNGSVINNIDVQFASASVPNNTQIRNTLISAASNITAFNIDTNSITLDGESTTTSASSSTAAATTTTTVNPSTTTTATAVRIRRLTFRSLGETFTSDLLIPSSAAFRNRSSLIKSSLEPFYRAFFPSPFISLTVVSFSEGSVINNIDIGFATASLPNNTQITNILNIAASFITAFNIDTNSITLDGANVSSGVSHNISLITASSLVLLSWLLSSQQ